The Apium graveolens cultivar Ventura chromosome 10, ASM990537v1, whole genome shotgun sequence nucleotide sequence AAAGATATAGATTATCTTTTTACAATTTCAAAAAGTTAGAAAAATAAATTTTGAAGTAGAGCATTGTTTTTTTTGTCACAAAGGGAAACTCGATTTATTCAACTTTCAAATCATCCAACATTACACGATAAAAGTCTGGGCTAACATCCTCCATTCGCCAACTACGATCAGCTATAGAATTCGAGTGTCTCGCTAAGTAGTGAGCCACCTTATTCGCAGACCGTTTTACAAACATGAGAGTAACATTTCTCTCCTTTAACTGAGCTAATAGACCCTTGCATTCATCTATGACACGACCCAGATATGATAATGTAACACTCGAACACCGAATTGCTTGAACCATAGCAAGGCAGTCCGTCTCCACTGCTGTTCCGCACCACCCATGTTCCTTCACCCAACTTAACGCCTCCCTGATCCCTATCGCTTCTGCTAAAACTGGATCAATTGTACCCTGTTTGCAACTGGACTTGGCTTCAACTAACTCTCCTAGATGATCTCGAGCCACCATGGAAAAACTGTATCTGTTAGAATTTGTAAAAATCGCAGCGTCAGTGTTGACTTTCAGGTCTCCATTCCTTGGATATTCCCAGTGCTCTTTGCCATCATTGTGAGTCATATAACTGAGAAAATGGTCATACAACTTGTCATGAGCACTCCACCAGTGACTGAAAGTGAGCTTTGCTGAGGCTACTACTCTTTCAAATTCTTCTCCTTTTTGATGCCACACAATTGCATTCCGGTTTCTCCACAATTCTCAGCATAACATACAGGCTATCTGTGCTTCTGTCCTCGTACACACTTCAAGAATTTTGCCTAACCATTGTGCTAAGCAGAAA carries:
- the LOC141690649 gene encoding uncharacterized protein LOC141690649 yields the protein MTHNDGKEHWEYPRNGDLKVNTDAAIFTNSNRYSFSMVARDHLGELVEAKSSCKQGTIDPVLAEAIGIREALSWVKEHGWCGTAVETDCLAMVQAIRCSSVTLSYLGRVIDECKGLLAQLKERNVTLMFVKRSANKVAHYLARHSNSIADRSWRMEDVSPDFYRVMLDDLKVE